Below is a window of Synechococcus sp. RSCCF101 DNA.
TCGCTTGAGGCAGTAACGCATGAAGTCGGCATTGACGCTGCAGGTCTTCACCTGGGCTGACATCAGCAGCTGATTGAGGAGTCGCGCAGGCTAGCCATGCCGGTCCCGGCGTCCTGGTTACGATCGCCTTTGACAGAACTCCATATCATGCCGTTCGACGCCAATGATCTCGCCTCTGTGAAGATTCAGCAGGAGCATGAATTTCTGCCGCTGAGGGCCTGCATCATCGGCAACCCCAACGACAACATCCTTCCGCCCTACAACGAAGCAAGCAAGGACTACGTCGACCACTTTCCTGAGCGCTTCCGGGACGCCATCCGCAACATGGGTGACAAGCCTCGCCGCATCTCCTAGGTGCTGCCGGATCTGGCCGAGTCGATCGCCACCGGCCTGGATGATCTGGAGCGTATCTACCGCAAGCACAGCGTCAAGGTGTTCCGCACCCACGAGGCGCCGCCCGAAATCACCAACTACTTCGGCTTCAACGACACCGGCTACTGGAGCTTCGGCACGGCGGACAACTGGAAAGTCCTCGGCAATGTTCTGGTCGAGCTGGCCGCCACCGACAACATCCGCTGCATCAACCCCCAGGTTTTCGAGTATCGCGAGTTGATCTGGAAGGCATTTGAGAACACACCAGGTTCGGTCTGGGTGTCCATGCCGCCGGCGGCTCCGGCCGATCTGCTCGTCACACCGGGTCGGGGACCCTTCGTGGTGGGGGCGGACATCAAGCTGCTGGATGGGAAGAACATCCTGGTCGGCTGCGGTGTGAACAGCCGGGCCGCGATCGGTCAGCGCAATCAGCAGCGGTCCGCCATGAATGAGGACGGCGTCGCCGTCTTCAAGGCCCTGGCGGAGCGGCTGGGCTACACCGTTCACCAGGCCTACTACGACACGCGGGTATCGTTCCACATGGACACGATCTTCGGACTGGTGCGCGAGGGCATGGTCATGTATCCGAAGAATGCCTTCTTCGAGATGCCGGAGTACGTGACCTCCAATTACGAGGTCCTCGATGTGCCGATGGACGAGTGCATTGACGGCCTCTCCGGTAACAGTGTGCCGATCAACGCCTCCACCATCGTGGTCAACGCCCAGTGCGTCCGAACGATCGAGATCCTCGGCCGTCATGGCATGACCGTCGAGGCCGTGGAGTACGGCACCGGCGCCAGCCTGGGCACCGGCCCCTGGTGCAGCACCTGTGCCATCTGGCGGGAGTGAGAACAGCGACCGTTCAGGTCCTGACGAACCCGTTCACCACCAGGGCATTGATCAGGTCGATGAAGAAGCCGCAGACCAGCGGCACCACGATGAAGGCGCGGTGGGCGGCGCCGTGCTCCTTGGTGACGGCCGTCATGTTGACGATGGCCGTGGCGGTGGAGCCGAGCGAGATGCCACCGAAGCCGGCGGCGATCACGGCCGATTCGTAGCTGCGCCCCATGGCGCGGAAGACGACGCTGATGGTGAACAGGATCGAGATCACGATCTGCAGCGTCATCACCACCGCCACGAACAGCAGCACCCCCTGCAGCTGCCAGATCTGCAGCCCCATCAGAGCCATGGTGAGGAACATGCCCAGGGAGATGTCGGAGATGAGCGCCACCCCCTGCTCCGGCCGGCCCCGATAGAGGGGAGGGAAGGGGAGCAGAGGCGGCAGGGCGTTGCGCACCAGGATCCCCGCCATCAGGCAGGACACGAACAGGGGCACCCGCCAACCGGCAGCCTCCAGCAGCTGATCGAGGCCGTAGCCGCCGAGAAGGGCCACATTGAGCCAGAGCCAGGCCCAGAGCACGTCGTAGGAATCCACCGGCGTGGAGGCCTCCTGCCGAAGCACACCCACGTCGAGCTCGCCGCGGCCACCCTGCAAGCTGTAGCGACGCATCAGGTGCATGGCGATCGGGCCGCCGATGCAGCAGGCCGCGATCAGACCCACGGTGTTGCAGGCCACGCCGATCTCGAGGGCGTTGGCAATGCCGAGCTCGTCCACGAAGGTGGGCGCCCAGGCCAGGGCCGTGCCCACACCCCCACCAGGGAGATGGAGCCCGCCATCAGGCCGACCTTCGGATCCATGCCGAAGCCTGCGGCCACGAGCATCCCGAGCAGGTTCTGCAGCACGATGTAGGCCGCCGCCAGCAGCGTGAGCAGCAGCAGCGGCCTGCCGCCGGCGATCAGGCTGCGCAGCTCGGACTTCAGCCCGATCGCCGCGAAGAAGTACACCAGCAGCCAGTCGCGGATCGAGAGGTCGAACACCACCTGACGGCCGCTGAGGCCATACACCAGGGCGACAATCGCGGCGCAGAGAAAGCCGCCGATCACCGGCTCGGGAATGCTGTAGCGCCGCAGAAAGGCGACCCGATCCAGCGACGCCTTGCCGACGAAGAGAAGAATGATGCTGAGGTTGAAGGAGAGGAACGAATTGACCTCGATCTGACCCACATCGCCCCCTCAGCGCGGGCGAGTCTCCCATGGCCGGCGGGGCTTCCGCCGGCGGTCCGGCTCAGCCCGCAGGCTGCGTCAGCGCGATCATCAGCAGCACGGCGGACACCAGCGGTGCCAGCGTGCGCACGTGTTTCATCGGAATCCACTCCCGCTGATAGATCGCCCAGACCTCGGCACCCTCCCCACTGCCGGGATCGACGCGATCCAGCCGATCGTTCCGCGGAACGTGGTAGCCCATGGTGATGGCGACCACACCGGCGAGGTACAGCCCGCCGGCGACCAGTCTCAGAACCGCGCCGGGCTCGGCGGGATGCCTGCCGCTGATCACCATCAGCGCCAGGCAGGCGGCGCCGGTGCCGAACAGCATCAGCATGAACAGGGGTGAGGGAGCCGCCCGGTTGATGGCCTGCATCGCCGCGATGCCGCCGGCCGGAGGCAGCCGCTTCAGCCCCGCCATGGTGAAGTCCGAGAAGGTGAAGAGCGCGCCGCCCGCGGCGGCGGCCCCCAGCGCGCAGAGCATCGTCAGCACGGTCATGACGCCACCGGCTCGAGCGTCCAGGCACCGGCTGCGGCGGTGTCCCTGGCGTAGTCGACGAAATCGCGGGCCGGGCGTCCCAGGGCCCGCTGCACCCCATCGCCGAGGTGGGAGCTGCGGCCGTCGAGCACCTCGGTGAGGAGCTCGGCCAGGTGGGTGGCCTCCGCTTCGGGCACGCCGTGGGCACCCAGCTCGGCGCCGAACTCCTCGGCGCTCAGGGGCATGTAGCGCACCTCGCGGCCGATGGCGGCACCCAGCTCGGCGGCGGCCTGAGCGACCGTGAGCAGGCGCGGCCCCGTCAGCTCGTACAGCTGGCCGATGTGGCGATCGTCGGTGAGCGCGGCCACCACCACATCGGCGATGTCGTCGGCATCGACGAACGGCTCGGCGGTGTCACCGGCCGGCATGCCGAGAACCCCGTGACGCACGGAATCGGCGAAGTTCTCGTCGAAGTTCTGGTTGAAGAAAGCGCAGCGGACGATCGTCCAGTCGGCGCCGGAGGCCTGCAGATAGCGCTCGGCCCGCTGCGCCCCGGCCTCGCCGCGGCCGGAGAGCAGCACGAGACGCCGCACACCGCGCTCCACGGCGAGGCGGGCGAAGGCGTCAACGGTCTCGGCCGCGCCGGGCAGGGCCAGATCGGGGAAGTAGGTGATGTAGGCGGCATCGACCCCATCGAGGGCCGGAGCCCAGGTGCGCTCGTGCTGCCAGTCGAACCGGGGCTGGGTCGAACGGGACACGGGGCGGACCCGCCGGCCCCGGGCGATCAGCCGGTCCGTGACGCGGCGGCCGGTCTTGCCGCTGCCGCCGATCACCAGGGTCATGCCGTCGCGTTGTGTGGTCGCCATGAGATGGGTGGCGTGTTGGGTGCCCTCGAATCCTCTGAAGAACCAGCCGTCCGGGCCATCGCCGAGCTGCTCGGATCCATGTCCGATCGTCCAGAGCCGATACCGTCGGCCCATGGATGCGTTCGGTGGTCTGCTCGACGGTCCCCGTGCCCGGGGCGCCTTCTCGCTCCGGACCGTGATGACGCCGCCGTGGTCGCTGCGGATCCTGGCTGAGTCGCCGATCACGGTGGTGGCGATGGTGCGCGGGCACGCCTGGGTCATCCCCGACGACGGCGAGCCGATCCGCCTCGGCGTGGGCGACGTGGCCGTGACCCGGGCGCCGGATCACTACACCGTGGCGGATGACCCCGGCACGGTGCCCGACATCGTGATCCACCCCGGTCAGCGCTGCTCCGACCTCAACGGCAATTCCCTGGAAGAGCAGCTGATGCACGGCGTGCGCACCTGGGGCAACGACCCGAACGGCTCGACGCTGATGCTCGTGGGCGCCTACGAGTCGACCAGCGACATCAGCGACCGGCTGCTGCGCGCCCTGCCGCCCGTGCTGTCCCTGGCCAACGACACCTGGAACTCCCCCCTGGTCGCCCTGCTGTGTGAGGAGATGGCGCAGGAGGGACCCGGCCAGGCCGCGGTGCTGGACCGCCTGATCGACCTGCTGCTGATCGCGATCCTGCGCGCCTGGTTCACGCGGCCGGAGGCCGACGCGCCGAAGTGGTACCGGGCCAAGAGCGACCCGCTCGTGAGCCAGGCGCTGCAGGCCATGCATGCCGACCCGGCCTTTCCCTGGACGCTCGCAACCCTGGCGAAGGAGCTGGGGGCCTCACGCGCGGCGCTCTCACGGCGCTTCCAGGACGTGGTCGGGGAGTCGCCGATGAAATTCCTGACGAGCTGGCGGCTCGCCCTGGCGGCCGACATGCTCTGCGAACCGGAGGCCACGGTCGGCACGGTGGCCCATGCCCTGGGCTACAGCACCCCCTTCGCCCTGAGCACAGCCTTCAAGCGGGTGCGGGGCATCAGTCCTCAGGAGCACCGCGCACGGGCGATGCCCACGGGCTGAGCGCCCGCCGCCAGCGGCTCAGGGGGCCAGGCGATCGCCGCAGGTGTCCTGCAGGGCGCGGGCCACCTGCTGGTTGAACACCTCCTCGGGGGTCTGGGCCCGTGCCGTCATCGCATCGGTGTGGAACTGGGGGCTGCGCCGCTGCATCGCCGTCCAGGTGTTGGCGCGCTCCTGGGGGGAATCCGTGATGCCGTCGTAACGGATGCGGAGGCAGTGGAGGCGGGCGTAGTCGTAGGGCCAGTAGGGACCGGTGATGTCCTCGGGGGTGTAGGCGGGGAAGGACCGCCGCTGCGTCTGGGCCTGAAGGGCCGGAGCCGCGCCGATCAGCAGCAGGGCGAGCAACAGGGCGGGCCGGGCGGTCATGCTGACGGGTTCGTCATCCTCCGCCGCATCCTGTCATGGGCGTCCGGGCCGCCAGAGACCCCGCAGCGGAGGCGCGGGCCACCGCCGCGGTGCTGCGCTGGGACTTCCGCATCGCCTTTCTGATCAACGTGGTGATGGCGGTGGCCGGGGTGCTGGTCAGCTGGCTGAGCCGCTCCGATGCCCTGGCCCTCGACGGCGTCGTGTCGGCCCTGAACGCCGCCACGATCCTGGTGGGGCAGCGCGTCGACACGCTGGTGCGGCGGCCCAGCAACAGCCGCTTTCCCCTCGGCTACTGGGGCCTGGAGACCCTGTATGCCGGCGGCCGGTCGCTGATCCTGCTGGGCATCATCGTCTTCGCCCTGATCACCCATGTGGGCCGGCTGCTGAGCTTCGCCGGCGGGGTGCGCTTCGAGCCGCCCGTGTTCGGCCTGGTGCCGCCCTACTCCCTGGCGATGGTGCTGCTCTGCCTGACCATGGCGGCCTGCCATCACCGCGCCTGGACCCGCACGGGCTCCAGCAACGCCATCCTGAAGGTGGAGCGCCTCTCGGCCGTGGTGGATGGAGCCATCAGCGCAGGGGTGGGGCTCGCCTTCCTGGTGGCCCCGTTGCTGGAGAGCACACCGCTGTCTCCCCTGGTGCCCGTCACCGATTCGCTGGTGGTGGTGCTGCTCTGCCTGCTGATCATCCGCGATCCCCTCGCCACCCTCCGGCGCGCCGTGTGGGAGCTGAGCGGCGGCGCCGCCGATCCCGGCACCCGGGCGCCGCTGCTGCGGGAGGCCGCCGCCGTGCTGGCCGGGCGCGGCATCGTTCTGGTGGACCACGCCATCTTCCGGATCGGCCGCGCCATCCAGGCGATCCTCTACGTGCATCCCGAGTGCGAGGTGGTGCCGGCGGATCTCGAGGCCTGCCGGGCCGCGATCGAGCAGCGGTTGCGCAGCCGCTACCCCGTGGTGACGATCGTGCTCTCCATCGCCCAGCCCGGTCCTGCCGGCGAGCCCCCCTCCGGCGTCAGCGGGGTCGGCTAGAAGACGGTTGTACCCGCGCAGCACGACCATGGAGATCGACCGCCCGGGCGATGCCCCCCTGACCGAGGAACAGGAGGCGGTGCTCGCCAGCTTCCGCAGCAAGCTCGAGGCGATCCTCTCCGACGGACGCGTGGACCCGCTCGAGGTGCAGGCCCTGGTGAACGACTTCCGCTCCCACCGCGAGCTGAGCTCCCGGATGATGGATGTGATGGGCGAGCTCTGGCCGGCGGACGTGGATGTGACCCGGCCCCAGTGGGACTGATCCCGCCAAGCTGAGCCAGCAGGCCGACACCCCCACCGGCGCTCGAACGGTTCGCTCCAGCCGTTTTGCCCTCATGATGGGGCGCTGAAGGCCCGGAGGACCGTCATGAGCGCCGACGACCCCGGACAGCCACAGGAGTCGCTGGGACCCTCCGAACCCGAGCACTGGGATCTCACCCTCTACGTGTTCAAGGGTTCGATCCAGTCACGTCAGGCGATGTCGACCCTGCGCCGGATCTGTCAGGAGGAGCTCGGCGACCGGGTCAGCCTGCGGATGGTGGACATCCACGAACACCCGGAAGCCCTCGAGCGCGACAACATCCTCGCCATCCCCACCCTGCTGCGGCGCGAGCCGGCTCCGGTGCGGCGCATCGTCGGCGATCTGAGTGATCGCGAGACACTGCGGGCCAGCCTGCTGCTGCCGCCGGAACCGGAGACGGCACGGCGGCCCGGTCGGCGTCACGCATAAAGTCCACGCCAGGTTCCCGCCGCTCCCCCGCTTCGATGCCCACCCGACGGCTGCTGGAGAGAGGCCTGCGCCTCGGCGTGCTCGCCATCGTTGCCCCCCTGGCCGTGGCCTGCGGCCGCGGCGGACCGCCTCCGGGCGGGCCACCGGCGACCCTGCTGAAGGTCGCGACCGTCCAGCCGGGTCAGTTCGAGGCCGCCAACAGCTACACCGCCGTTCTCCAGTCGCTGGAGGTGGCCACCGTGCGGGCCCAGATCCAGGGACGGGTGATCCGCCTGGCCGCGGCGGACGGCACCCCGATCCAGAAGGGTCAGCTGATCGCCGTGCTCGATGACAAGCAGGAGCAGGCCCAGTACCGGCAGGCTCTGGCCACGGCCGAGTTCGACCGCATCACAGCCGAGCGGCAGCAGTTTCTGCTGCAGAACGGCGCCACGACAGCCGAGGATCGCGATCAGGCGGTGAGCGAAGCCCAGGCCTCCGCCGAGCAGGTGCGCAATCTGGAGGCGGATCTGGCCTACAAGTTCCTCCGGGCTCCCATCAGCGGCATCCTCGGCGACATCAATCCCGAGGTGGGTGACCTGCTCGAGGAGGGCGACACCCTGGTGACCGTGGCCGCCAACAACCGCCTCTGGATCCGTCTCGACGTGCCCTCCACCCTCGGCTATCGGCTCAGGCCGGGCATGCGGGTGGATCTGCTGGCGCCAGGCAACCCGCCGCTGCGCAAGAGCGGCGCGGTGTCCTTCGTGGCGCCGGATGTGGACCCCGAGTCCCAGACCGTGCTGGTGAAGGCCACCTTCGACAACCGTGACGGCGCCCTGCGCACCGGACAGGTGGTGTCGGCGCGGCTGGTGCTGGAGCAGGGCCAGGCCCTGTCGGTGCCGGTGGAAGCGGTGAACGTGAAAGCGGGTCAGGCCTTCGTGTTCCGGGTGATGCCCGCCGACCAGGCCATCCGCACCCTCAAGGCCGACCCCTCGATCCCGTCGGCCGTGATCGACCCGCTGGAGAAGCTTCCGGCAAGCAGCCTGGTGGCCGTGGAGACCCCGGTCGCCCTCGGCCAGATCGACGGCACCCGCTACCCGGTGCAGAAGGGGCTCTCCAGCGGAGACCGGGTGGCGATCTCGAACACCTCCAATCTGCGCACGGGCTCCACCGTGACCCTGCAGCGCTGAGGGGCTGACCAACCATGTCCCTCTCCGACACCTTCATCAAGCGGCCGGTTCTGACCACCGTCTGCAGCATCCTGATCGTGGTGGCGGGCCTGATCTCCCTGCCGCTGCTGCCGGTCGAGAACCTGCCCCAGATCGCGCCGCCCACGGTGAACGTGAGCGCCAACTTCGCCGGCGGCTCGGCGGAGACGGTGGAGCAGGCGGTGACCATTCCCCTGGAGGAGGCGATCAACGGCGTGCCGGGCGCCGACTACATCACCTCCCAGAGCTCCGGCAGCGGCCAGAGCTCGATCACGGTCACCTTCGACGAAGGGACCGACATCAACATCGACCAGGTCAATGTGCTGAACCTGGTCAACCAGGCCAACCCCCAGCTGCCGGAAACCGTTCGCTCCACTGGCGTCTCGGTGACCCAGAGCAACCCCTCCTTCCTGGCGGTGTATCAGGTGGTGGCGGATGGCAACCGCTACACCCAGGAGTTTCTCAACGGCCTGGTGCAGCTCAATCTCCTCTATCCGCTGGAGCGGGTGAAGGGGATTCAGGCGCCGATCAACCCCTGGGGCGGCGGCGTCCCCTCCTTCAACCTCTATCTGGATCCCAAGAAGCTGGCCTCCTTCTCGCTCACGGCAGGCGATGTGATCAACGCCCTGGGTGAGCAGAATGTCGTGGTTGCGGCAGGATCGGTGGGCGGTCCGCCCTCCCTGCCGCAGCAGGCCTTCACCTACCCGATCGAGATCCGGGGCTACCTCTCCAGCGTCGAGGAGTTCAACGATGTGATTCTGGGCCGCACCCCCGATGGCAACACCATCCGGGTGCGGGATGTGGGCTCGGCCCAGTTCGGCATCAACAGCTATTTCCTCAAGGGCATCGATCTCGCCGGCAACGTGGCGATCGGTGTTCCGGTGCAGCAGACCTTCGGCAGCAACGCCATCGATGTGGCCACGGCGGCTGAAGCCGTGATCGATGAGTTCCGCCGCACCGTGCCCCCCGGGGTGAAGGTGATCAAGGTGTTCGATCAGACCCAGTTCATCCGCTCCTCGATCGAGGGGGTGGTGGATGCCCTGGGTCTGGCGATCCTGCTGGTGGTGCTGATCCTGTTCCTCTTCCTGCAGGACTGGCGCACCACGGTGATCCCCGGCCTGGCCATCCCCATCTCCCTGGTGGGCAGCTTCGCCTTCGTGCTGGTGTTCGGCTTCTCCCTCAACCAGCTCACCATGCTCGGCCTGGTGCTGGCCGTGGGCCTGGTGGTGGACGACGCCATCGTGGTGGTGGAGGCGGTGGCGGCCAATCTGGAGAAGGGCATGCCACCGCGACAGGCGGCCCTGAGCTGCATGGGCGAGCTGATCGGCGCCCTGGTGGCCACCTCATTGGTGCTGATGACCGTGTTCCTGCCGGTGGCGGCCTACCCCGGCTCGATCGGGATCATCTATCGCCAGTTCGCCCTGACGGTGGCCTTCGCCATCCTCATCTCCACCTTCAACGCCCTCACCTTCTCGCCAATGATGGGCGGGTTGATCCTCAAGGGACGGTCCGAGGGCCAGGAGATCGCCCCCAGTGGACCGGTCTGGCCGGTGCTCGGCGCCCTGGTGGGCCTGGCGGCCGGCCACTTCCTCGGTGGGGGGTTCTGGTTCGTGGCCGGTGCGGTTCTGGGGGCTGTGGTGGGCAGCCAGCTCACCCCGATCTTCCATCGCTTCAATCTGGCCTTCGGCCGCCTCGAGCGCTTCTACAGCCGCTTCGTGGTGCGCATGATCCAGTGGCGGCGCTGGGTGCTGGTGGCTCTGGCCGCCGGCCTGGTGATCACGATCCTGGGATTCCGGGCCAGCCCCCAGGGCTTCATTCCCAACACCGACCAGGGCTTCGGCTTCGGCTTCTGGCAGCTGCGGAACGGCGCTTCCCTGGAGCAGACCTATCAGACCGGCCTGAAGATCCAGCGGATCCTGGCGGAGGAGGAGGACGTGGATGCCGTCTTCCTGGCACCGGGCTACAGCTTCACCGGGCCGGCCACCAATCAGGGTGCCGCCTTCCTCGGGCTGAAACCCCTCGATGAACGGCGCGGCAAGGAGCACAGCGCCGAGGCCGTGTTCGGCCGCCTGAACAAGCGCTTCGCCGAGGAACTCCCCACCGCCTTCGCCGCCTTCGGCAACCCGCCCGCCGTGCCTGGTTTCAGCCCCCAGGGAGGCTTCTACTACCAGTTCTTCGACAAGAGCGGCACGCTCGATCTCGACACCTTCGGGCAGCTAGCCTCGGAGTACGTGAACGCCGCACGGCAGACCGGCAAGTTCCAGCCGATCTACGACCAGTTCGTGCTGGCCCCGGAGTTCGAGATCAGCATCGACCGGGACATCCTCGGCGCCCTGGATGTGGATTACGCCGAGGCGATGAACAGCATCGGCGCTCTGGCGGGCTCGGCCTACTCCGGCCTCACCTATCAGGACAACCAGGTGCGGCAGGTGTACGTGCAAGCCACCGCGGAGAACCGCGACACCCTCTCCGACATCACCAGCTATTACGTCAAAGACCGCAGCGGCAATCTGGTGGCCGCCAGCCTGTTCATGAGCGTGAAGGTGGTGGACGCACCCACCTCGATTCTCCACTACAACCTGGCCCGTTCCATCCAGATCCAGGGCGACGCCGCGCCGGGGGTGACGAGCGATGAGGCCTATGGAACCCTCGATCAGCTGGTGCGAAAGCTCAATCTCAACAGCATCGGCACCGCGTTCACCGGCCTGACCCGGCTGCAACTGGCCTCGGGCTCTGCGGCGGTGGTGATCTTCGCTCTGGGGATCCTGGTGGTGTACCTGGTGCTTTCGGCCCAGTACGAGAGCTACATCACCCCGATCACCATCCTGATGACGGTGCCCCTGGCCATGCTCGGGGCACTGCTGTTCCTCGGCCTGCGGGGCATCAGCCTCGACATCTTCGGCCAGGTGGGGCTGCTCACCCTGATCGGACTGGCGGCCAAGAACGGCATCCTGATCGTGGAGCTGGCCGAGCAGCGCGTCAGCCGCGGCGAAGCACCCGCTCAGGCCGCCCAGGAAGCCGCCTCGTCGCGGCTGCGGCCGATCCTGATGACCGCGATCGCCTCGCTCGCCGGCTTCTTCCCGCTAGTGGTCGCCACCAGCGCCGGCGCGGCATTTCAGCAGTCGATCGGCACGGTGATCTTCGGAGGCGTTCTGGTGGCGACCCTGCTGTCGCTGATCGTGGTGCCGGCCTTCTACGTGGCGATCAAGGGCGTCGAGCGGCGCCTGTTCAGGGGGCCAGCACCGCAGCCCCCAGAACCCCCGCAAATGCCAGCAACGTGATCACCCCGATCAGCGACATCTTGAATTCGTGCCGGTCGATCGCCTGTTTCACCGCGCCGTCGAGCTCCTCCTCCATGCGTTGGATCGCCTGCTGGCGTGAGCGGTCGGAGCTGGGATCCATAGGGAGCGACGGGCGATGAAGCGGTGGCACTGGCGGGATCAGGAGGTGAGCTGGTCGGTGCTGCCCGATCCCGGCCAGCGGGCGGACACGGACGGCGGCGATGCGGCTGACACCGGTGACCATGCCATGGCCGTGGTGCTGGTGCACGGCTTCGGGGCCTGCAAGGAGCACTGGCGCCACAACCAGCCGGTGCTCGGCTCGCTCCATCGCTGCTACGCCATCGATCTGGTGGGGTTCGGCGCCAGCAGCAAGCCCCGCTCCCGACTCGCCGGCGAGCCCGAAGTGCCGGGCGATTTCCGCTACGGGCTGGAGGTGTGGGCCGAGCAGGTGAGCGCCTTCTGCCGCGAGGTGGTGAGCGGTCCGGTGACCCTGGTGGGCAACTCGATCGGCGGGGTGGTGGTGCTCCGGGCGGCCCAGATGCTCGCCGGCGACCCCCAGGCTCCCTGCCGCCGTGTGGTGCTGGTGGATGCTGCCCAGCGCGCCATGGACGACAAGCGCCTGCAGGAGATGCCGCTGCCGGTCCGCGCGATCCGTCCTCTGCTGCGGGGCCTGGTGAGCCAGCGCTGGCTCACCGAGCGGCTGTTCCGCTGGTTCGCCAGGCCGGCCCTGATCCGCCGGGTGCTGCTGATGGCCTACCCGAGCGGCGCCAACGTGGATGACGCCCTGGTGGAGCTGATCCACCGGGCCACCCGCGATGCGGGAGCGCCGGAATCGTTCCGGGGCTTCATCAACCTCTTTGACGATCACCTGGCCCCGCAGCTGCTGGCGGATCTGCAGGTGCCCGTGCACATGATCTGGGGCGAGGCGGATCCCTGGGAGCCGGTGGCGGTGAGCCGGGACTGGCAGCGCTTCGCCTGCGTGCGCAGCTTCGAAGCCCTGCCCGGCCTGGGCCACTGTCCGCACGATGAGGCCCCGGAGCAGGTGAACCCGCTGCTCCTGAGGGCTCTGACAGCCAGCGACTGAATGACCTCTTCAGGAAATGGGGTGCTGAGCAGAGCATGGGGCGCGGCAAAGCATCCACTGGGTGTGGTGTTCTCCACCCTGCTGCTGGACAAGCTCGGGGAGAACATCATCTTCCCGCTGCTGCCGTTCATCCTGGCGGCTTACAGCCCGGACGGCC
It encodes the following:
- a CDS encoding alpha/beta fold hydrolase, which codes for MKRWHWRDQEVSWSVLPDPGQRADTDGGDAADTGDHAMAVVLVHGFGACKEHWRHNQPVLGSLHRCYAIDLVGFGASSKPRSRLAGEPEVPGDFRYGLEVWAEQVSAFCREVVSGPVTLVGNSIGGVVVLRAAQMLAGDPQAPCRRVVLVDAAQRAMDDKRLQEMPLPVRAIRPLLRGLVSQRWLTERLFRWFARPALIRRVLLMAYPSGANVDDALVELIHRATRDAGAPESFRGFINLFDDHLAPQLLADLQVPVHMIWGEADPWEPVAVSRDWQRFACVRSFEALPGLGHCPHDEAPEQVNPLLLRALTASD